A part of Blastopirellula retiformator genomic DNA contains:
- a CDS encoding cupin domain-containing protein, whose translation MNRFTLPVLLALGLIALVGFGVALAHEDGDVLKVTTVAKSTKQWDGAPLPAYPEGQPEITILRIIIPAGERTALHTHSVINAGVLLKGELVVHTEEGKTLKIKEGDSLIELVDKPHWGQNDGKVDAEILVFYAGVEGKGITHLLDEHDEQKSGEPKAESGSYLYDTSGLPYDNSLAPPIGSPLSRQTLSGPSPFFLFCRGRGL comes from the coding sequence ATGAATCGATTCACCCTACCCGTTCTGCTCGCTCTTGGCCTGATCGCCCTGGTCGGTTTTGGCGTCGCCTTGGCGCATGAAGATGGTGACGTGCTCAAGGTCACGACGGTCGCCAAGTCGACCAAGCAATGGGACGGCGCGCCGCTGCCCGCTTATCCGGAAGGGCAGCCGGAGATCACCATCTTGCGGATCATTATCCCGGCTGGTGAGCGAACCGCGCTGCATACGCATAGCGTGATCAACGCCGGGGTGCTGCTGAAAGGGGAACTGGTCGTGCATACCGAGGAAGGAAAGACGTTGAAGATTAAAGAGGGCGACTCGCTGATCGAGCTAGTCGACAAACCGCACTGGGGTCAGAACGACGGCAAGGTCGATGCGGAGATCCTTGTCTTCTACGCCGGCGTCGAAGGGAAAGGAATCACGCATCTGCTCGACGAGCATGACGAGCAGAAAAGCGGAGAGCCGAAAGCGGAAAGCGGAAGTTATTTGTACGACACTAGCGGGTTGCCATATGACAATTCTCTGGCGCCACCTATAGGAAGTCCCCTGTCAAGGCAGACCCTCTCCGGGCCTTCGCCCTTCTTTCTTTTTTGCAGGGGAAGGGGCTTGTAG
- a CDS encoding tetratricopeptide repeat protein, with protein MPIQIQCTAVVIRNDALERVLEDGAAGFAAIAPNAMSYGDEKLSQASFMAPVDAEEFAKLLELHGLDRSGDSPDFVIVQTRNQAVEPECDWLFLFEYEGRLIATLRGWDSRKVIAPADDSPFNPDAIQHYSDEEIAEKFEFVERKDGIDTYREKATGKLVYQARQSETPDEIFARAFETVWQLRREPGMPAKTGDEAAQVEDAIDELQPLAAKYPDAANVALALGMAWYTIGKEEKGQRQLVRAVELEPENTILHKELGAICLARKDYPVALDTAIKAVAVKPDDAELLGNLAVIQMLSGSVDQAEATIEHAVRLSPEDVVNRNVQGIIADVVSGNRKRPETLEEMMAPPE; from the coding sequence ATGCCGATTCAAATTCAATGCACGGCGGTCGTGATTCGCAATGATGCATTGGAGCGCGTCTTAGAAGATGGCGCCGCAGGCTTCGCCGCGATTGCGCCCAATGCGATGAGCTATGGCGATGAGAAACTGTCGCAGGCCAGCTTTATGGCGCCGGTCGATGCCGAGGAGTTCGCCAAGCTGCTCGAGTTGCATGGCTTGGACCGCAGCGGCGATTCGCCTGACTTTGTGATCGTGCAGACCCGCAATCAGGCGGTTGAGCCGGAGTGCGATTGGCTGTTTCTGTTTGAGTACGAAGGGCGGCTGATTGCTACCTTGCGGGGCTGGGATTCGCGCAAGGTGATCGCCCCGGCCGACGACTCTCCCTTTAATCCCGATGCGATTCAGCATTACAGCGACGAAGAGATCGCCGAGAAGTTTGAGTTCGTCGAGCGGAAGGATGGGATCGATACCTATCGCGAGAAGGCGACCGGCAAGCTCGTCTATCAGGCCCGGCAGAGCGAGACGCCGGATGAGATCTTCGCTCGCGCGTTTGAAACGGTATGGCAATTGCGCCGTGAGCCGGGAATGCCAGCCAAGACCGGCGACGAAGCGGCGCAGGTTGAAGACGCCATCGATGAACTGCAGCCGCTCGCGGCCAAATATCCGGATGCGGCCAACGTGGCGCTCGCCCTAGGAATGGCCTGGTACACGATTGGCAAAGAGGAAAAGGGGCAGCGGCAACTGGTGCGGGCGGTCGAACTGGAGCCCGAGAACACGATCCTGCACAAAGAGCTGGGAGCGATCTGCCTGGCTCGGAAAGATTATCCAGTCGCCCTCGACACGGCGATCAAAGCGGTCGCCGTGAAACCGGACGACGCCGAATTGCTGGGCAATCTGGCGGTGATTCAGATGCTGAGCGGCTCGGTTGATCAGGCCGAAGCGACGATCGAACATGCAGTGCGACTGTCGCCAGAGGATGTGGTCAATCGCAACGTGCAGGGAATTATCGCCGATGTGGTGAGCGGCAACCGAAAGCGACCCGAAACGCTGGAAGAGATGATGGCGCCGCCGGAGTAA